A part of Fusobacterium sp. SYSU M8D902 genomic DNA contains:
- a CDS encoding DUF2634 domain-containing protein — MTLPISYLRINEDIQAIEEQKELQIQEVIKGKDVLFDYEKGSFVFEGLEPKKIYNKVEIIKEWIKKLFYTERDRWNVHIKDIGYPFGLNIYKYVGKQLYPNMDLIELIKEDIYNSLKNHKDIEEVHCLQLIQVDDKMYCGFIIELKETAFEVEEVIKIEHR; from the coding sequence ATGACATTACCTATTAGTTATTTAAGAATAAATGAGGATATTCAAGCTATTGAGGAACAAAAAGAGCTACAAATTCAAGAGGTTATAAAAGGAAAAGATGTTCTTTTTGATTATGAAAAAGGAAGTTTTGTTTTTGAAGGTTTAGAACCTAAGAAAATCTACAATAAAGTAGAAATTATAAAAGAATGGATAAAAAAACTGTTTTATACAGAAAGAGACAGATGGAATGTCCATATAAAAGATATTGGATATCCCTTTGGACTAAATATCTATAAATATGTAGGAAAGCAATTATATCCTAATATGGACCTAATAGAATTAATCAAAGAAGATATTTATAATTCTTTAAAAAATCATAAAGATATTGAAGAAGTTCATTGCTTACAACTAATACAAGTAGATGACAAAATGTATTGTGGATTCATAATAGAATTAAAAGAAACAGCTTTTGAGGTAGAGGAGGTAATAAAAATTGAGCATAGATAG
- a CDS encoding DUF2577 family protein, with protein sequence MIKDDKYYKAINKLALMLKSRDNPKFLGAITGEVVKAPPELEVKLENGIIIKNKKIMISIEKIIGYERTYSLEGDVTEYDFDNTTKSDPVPQHPSHPIPKLKGKGTYKAEGKIKWTDTLKIGDKVLMLPTNDHKYFYLIDKVVRL encoded by the coding sequence ATGATAAAAGATGATAAATATTATAAAGCTATAAATAAACTAGCTCTAATGTTGAAATCTAGAGATAATCCTAAATTTCTTGGAGCTATTACTGGGGAAGTTGTAAAAGCTCCTCCTGAATTAGAAGTAAAATTAGAAAATGGAATAATTATAAAAAATAAAAAAATTATGATTAGCATAGAAAAAATTATTGGATATGAAAGAACTTACTCTTTGGAAGGCGATGTAACAGAGTATGATTTTGATAATACAACTAAATCAGATCCTGTTCCTCAACACCCATCTCATCCAATTCCAAAACTAAAAGGTAAAGGAACATATAAGGCAGAGGGAAAAATAAAATGGACTGATACTCTAAAGATTGGAGATAAAGTTTTAATGCTTCCAACAAATGATCATAAGTATTTCTATCTCATAGATAAGGTGGTGAGATTATGA
- a CDS encoding phage tail tape measure protein encodes MAREVDYIEIVAQAKGQQELQKVGGIVDELMERAKKAGVSVDDLAEKMKKLGKKAENTQPYNAFIGKMKQIAGIAIVGMGIKKSINMFTAFDDVARRVQGTTGANAETMELLRFQAKELGRTTSWSASEAAEAQFEFAKAGFSNNEILAATPGILDTATAAQMGLAEATEITAGALRMFGLDASKSTQVGDMLTKTASSTTTDVRNLAESLKYSGNGAKQFGLSLEQTLGILGQLGNLSLKGSQAGTALQAVFSTLQNNKKQEMLTKIGVQLTEDGSYRNILDIIEDIKDKTKGMEKAQRESFISQVFQEQGSQAMNRLLDTPKEELDKLINEVQSSSGFASQLAKILGAGVGGAFKNLTSATEGLGISFGQYLAPAIIDLINVATQLISAGTGFIEWLNSGSYVAETMTFTITALTAGFLAYKGVLIATTIWEKALTTASAIKNGILFAGNIVMSAATIVTALFTGNMFLATTATTALTAALGILVSPVALIVGAIVGLGVGFYMLYKKSERFRNTIAPLIDKLKSLWGWIKKFSFVEGIIDFGKNVYNKAKDFVTAGTQGKTREETEKEIQDRVNQVRNNPNQASNEINAGTGQGVNTDYLLSGSGTSNDKIKHNGYYLKGTKNNSVNGNIYNSNSNSSTSNNIYTSATVEKTIEEKMLDTLLAIKNLLSFKGEKSNNTATNNSQIVININKGDSVEDIISQVVEDLTIALGNI; translated from the coding sequence ATGGCTAGAGAAGTAGATTATATTGAAATTGTTGCTCAAGCAAAGGGACAACAAGAATTACAAAAAGTTGGTGGCATAGTTGATGAACTGATGGAAAGAGCTAAAAAAGCTGGAGTAAGTGTAGATGATTTAGCTGAAAAAATGAAAAAGCTTGGAAAAAAAGCTGAAAATACTCAACCTTATAATGCTTTTATAGGAAAGATGAAGCAGATAGCTGGAATTGCAATAGTTGGAATGGGTATAAAAAAATCCATTAATATGTTCACTGCGTTTGATGACGTGGCTCGTAGAGTTCAAGGGACAACAGGAGCTAATGCTGAAACAATGGAGCTATTAAGATTCCAAGCTAAAGAACTAGGGAGAACAACTTCTTGGAGTGCTAGTGAGGCAGCTGAAGCACAATTTGAATTTGCAAAAGCTGGATTTAGTAACAATGAAATTTTAGCAGCAACTCCAGGAATATTAGATACAGCAACAGCAGCACAAATGGGATTAGCTGAAGCTACTGAAATAACAGCTGGAGCTTTAAGAATGTTTGGTTTAGATGCTAGTAAATCTACACAAGTAGGAGATATGCTTACCAAAACGGCTAGTTCAACTACTACTGATGTTAGGAATTTAGCTGAAAGTTTAAAATATAGTGGAAATGGAGCTAAGCAATTTGGATTAAGTTTAGAACAAACTTTAGGAATTTTAGGTCAGTTAGGAAATTTATCACTAAAAGGATCACAGGCTGGGACTGCTTTACAAGCTGTATTTTCTACTTTACAAAATAATAAAAAACAAGAAATGTTAACTAAAATAGGAGTACAACTTACAGAAGATGGAAGTTATAGAAATATATTAGATATTATTGAAGATATTAAAGATAAAACTAAAGGAATGGAAAAAGCTCAAAGAGAAAGTTTTATAAGTCAAGTATTCCAAGAGCAAGGTTCTCAAGCAATGAATAGATTATTAGATACTCCTAAGGAAGAGTTAGATAAACTTATAAATGAAGTCCAAAGTTCAAGTGGTTTTGCTAGTCAACTTGCTAAAATACTTGGAGCTGGTGTTGGAGGAGCATTTAAAAACTTAACTTCAGCAACTGAGGGATTAGGTATATCGTTTGGACAATATTTAGCTCCAGCAATAATAGATCTTATAAATGTAGCTACACAACTTATTTCAGCAGGAACAGGTTTTATTGAGTGGTTAAACTCTGGAAGCTATGTAGCTGAAACTATGACCTTTACTATTACAGCACTAACGGCTGGTTTCTTAGCATATAAAGGAGTTTTAATTGCTACTACTATATGGGAGAAAGCTTTAACAACAGCTAGTGCTATAAAAAATGGTATTTTATTTGCTGGAAATATTGTTATGTCAGCAGCTACCATTGTAACTGCTCTTTTCACAGGAAATATGTTTTTAGCGACAACAGCAACGACTGCTTTAACTGCTGCTTTAGGAATTTTAGTCTCTCCTGTGGCTTTGATAGTAGGTGCTATTGTAGGGCTTGGAGTAGGTTTTTATATGTTATATAAAAAATCTGAAAGATTTAGAAATACAATAGCTCCATTAATTGATAAGTTAAAAAGTTTATGGGGTTGGATTAAAAAATTTAGTTTTGTTGAGGGAATAATTGATTTTGGAAAAAATGTATATAACAAAGCTAAAGATTTTGTTACTGCTGGAACTCAAGGTAAAACAAGAGAAGAAACAGAAAAAGAGATACAAGATAGAGTAAATCAAGTAAGGAATAATCCTAACCAAGCTTCTAATGAGATAAATGCTGGAACAGGGCAAGGAGTAAATACAGACTATTTACTAAGTGGTAGTGGTACAAGTAATGATAAAATTAAACATAACGGATATTATCTAAAAGGAACTAAAAATAATAGTGTTAATGGAAATATTTATAATAGTAATTCTAATAGTTCTACTTCAAATAATATTTATACCTCAGCCACTGTTGAAAAGACTATTGAAGAAAAAATGTTAGATACATTATTGGCCATAAAAAATCTTTTAAGTTTCAAAGGAGAAAAGAGCAATAATACAGCTACTAATAACTCTCAAATAGTTATTAATATCAATAAAGGTGATAGTGTAGAAGATATTATTTCTCAAGTTGTTGAAGATTTAACAATTGCTTTAGGAAATATCTAG
- a CDS encoding phage tail tube protein, whose amino-acid sequence MAGEFNFKPGDVVNGSFGKVYMDGRNIAEILEFTGKLSLEGKDVKLANGETGKKNTSSSLELTIKLQKVFSQELKILENVKAGKLNNYCDLNIQIDDPDAYGAEAIAISNCLFTGDFDILSFQRGELLEREITLSAQPSNIDILESIEDI is encoded by the coding sequence ATGGCTGGAGAATTTAACTTTAAACCAGGTGATGTAGTAAATGGTTCATTTGGTAAAGTATATATGGATGGAAGAAATATAGCAGAAATATTAGAGTTTACAGGAAAATTAAGTTTAGAAGGAAAGGATGTAAAACTTGCAAATGGAGAAACAGGAAAAAAGAATACATCTAGTTCTTTAGAATTGACAATAAAATTACAAAAGGTATTTTCTCAAGAATTAAAAATTTTGGAAAATGTAAAAGCTGGAAAATTAAATAATTATTGTGATTTGAATATACAGATAGATGACCCAGATGCATATGGAGCAGAGGCAATAGCTATTTCAAATTGCTTATTTACAGGTGATTTTGATATTTTATCTTTCCAAAGAGGAGAACTTTTAGAAAGAGAGATTACTTTATCAGCACAACCAAGCAATATTGATATTTTAGAGAGTATTGAAGATATATAG